The Osmerus eperlanus chromosome 25, fOsmEpe2.1, whole genome shotgun sequence genome contains a region encoding:
- the LOC134012272 gene encoding cyclin-O isoform X1, with product MVTLKHTGECLGVICGRRRTNTVSESGVVQEKQTCTPVQKPQAARHRKQKIMTKLSDSGFEEDFPFASPSPIQTRWRHPGPETSRSLHRLLLNWYHNYGEIVYNIQKDKEKLFHPFKCLERQPQVRNRTEAGVTAEARCKLVSWLIPVHRHFRLSFECSCLAVNIMDRFLASTPVAADCFQLLGVTTLLLASKQVEVFSPRISQLLSLCCHAFSREQLCNLECLILLRLNFRLAAPTLAFFLDHYTNHSLAGQEVGGDVEDSRLPVDGGEEGGQLPSGAGRCSSLARRVCELSLADYAFNKYPPSLTALCAVKLANELLEKGQDLAECMDQSETEDRTCDPGEESDQGHCMDERDHTSVDNDQASIYKDHTLSVGGTQSVTEHTPLPGSPTLNDLTLGLEDNTHGLARECRDNLKLLVSLNKEALLAMITL from the exons ATGGTGACACTCAAGCACACTGGAGAATGTTTAGGAGTCATTTGCGGACGAAGGCGCACGAATACCGTCTCTGAATCAGGCGTAGTGCAGGAAAAACAAACCTGCACACCAGTTCAGAAACCTCAGGCCGCGAGGCACCGAAAGCAGAAAATCATGACCAAACTCAGTGATTCTGGTTTTGAGGAGGATTTTCCCTTTGCGAGTCCTTCGCCTATTCAGACACGCTGGCGTCACCCGGGCCCGGAGACATCACGGAGTCTTCATCGGCTGCTATTAAATTGGTATCACAACTATGGAGAGATTGTTTACAACATACAAAAAGACAAGGAGAAGCTATTTCATCCCTTCAAGTGTTTGGAACGTCAACCCCAGGTACGAAATCGAACGGAAGCTGGG GTGACAGCCGAAGCTCGGTGTAAACTGGTCAGTTGGCTCATTCCCGTGCACAGGCATTTCCGCTTGTCATTCGAGTGCTCCTGTCTAGCGGTGAACATCATGGATCGCTTCCTGGCTTCGACACCTGTGGCTGCAGACTGTTTTCAGCTACTGGGTGTCACCACACTCCTACTCGCAAGTAAACAG GTGGAGGTCTTCTCCCCAAGAATCAGCCAACTGCTCTCCCTCTGTTGCCATGCCTTCTCCCGAGAGCAGCTCTGCAACCTGGAGTGCCTCATTCTGCTCCGCCTCAATTTCCGTTTAGCCGCGCCCACTTTGGCCTTCTTCCTGGACCACTACACCAATCACAGCTTGGCCGGACAGGAAGTGGGCGGAGACgtggaggacagcaggctgcctgtggacggaggagaggagggagggcagttACCGTCAGGTGCAGGCAGGTGCAGCAGCCTGGCTCGCAGGGTGTGTGAGCTGAGTTTGGCAGACTATGCCTTTAATAAGTACCCTCCTTCTTTGACGGCTCTCTGTGCAGTGAAGCTGGCCAATGAGCTTCTGGAGAAGGGACAGGATCTTGCTGAATGCATGGACCAATCAGAGACTGAAGACAGGACATGTGAtcctggagaggagagcgatCAGGGACATTGCATGGATGAACGTGATCATACCTCTGTTGATAATGATCAAGCTTCGATatacaaggatcacactttatCAGTGGGCGGCACTCAGTCAGTTACAGAACACACCCCGTTACCGGGTAGCCCCACCCTGAATGACCTCACTCTGGGTTTGGAGGACAACACCCATGGCCTTGCCCGGGAATGCAGAGATAACTTGAAACTGTTAGTGTCCCTGAACAAGGAAGCATTGCTAGCTATGATAACATTGTGA
- the LOC134012272 gene encoding cyclin-O isoform X2, with protein MVTLKHTGECLGVICGRRRTNTVSESGVVQEKQTCTPVQKPQAARHRKQKIMTKLSDSGFEEDFPFASPSPIQTRWRHPGPETSRSLHRLLLNWYHNYGEIVYNIQKDKEKLFHPFKCLERQPQVTAEARCKLVSWLIPVHRHFRLSFECSCLAVNIMDRFLASTPVAADCFQLLGVTTLLLASKQVEVFSPRISQLLSLCCHAFSREQLCNLECLILLRLNFRLAAPTLAFFLDHYTNHSLAGQEVGGDVEDSRLPVDGGEEGGQLPSGAGRCSSLARRVCELSLADYAFNKYPPSLTALCAVKLANELLEKGQDLAECMDQSETEDRTCDPGEESDQGHCMDERDHTSVDNDQASIYKDHTLSVGGTQSVTEHTPLPGSPTLNDLTLGLEDNTHGLARECRDNLKLLVSLNKEALLAMITL; from the exons ATGGTGACACTCAAGCACACTGGAGAATGTTTAGGAGTCATTTGCGGACGAAGGCGCACGAATACCGTCTCTGAATCAGGCGTAGTGCAGGAAAAACAAACCTGCACACCAGTTCAGAAACCTCAGGCCGCGAGGCACCGAAAGCAGAAAATCATGACCAAACTCAGTGATTCTGGTTTTGAGGAGGATTTTCCCTTTGCGAGTCCTTCGCCTATTCAGACACGCTGGCGTCACCCGGGCCCGGAGACATCACGGAGTCTTCATCGGCTGCTATTAAATTGGTATCACAACTATGGAGAGATTGTTTACAACATACAAAAAGACAAGGAGAAGCTATTTCATCCCTTCAAGTGTTTGGAACGTCAACCCCAG GTGACAGCCGAAGCTCGGTGTAAACTGGTCAGTTGGCTCATTCCCGTGCACAGGCATTTCCGCTTGTCATTCGAGTGCTCCTGTCTAGCGGTGAACATCATGGATCGCTTCCTGGCTTCGACACCTGTGGCTGCAGACTGTTTTCAGCTACTGGGTGTCACCACACTCCTACTCGCAAGTAAACAG GTGGAGGTCTTCTCCCCAAGAATCAGCCAACTGCTCTCCCTCTGTTGCCATGCCTTCTCCCGAGAGCAGCTCTGCAACCTGGAGTGCCTCATTCTGCTCCGCCTCAATTTCCGTTTAGCCGCGCCCACTTTGGCCTTCTTCCTGGACCACTACACCAATCACAGCTTGGCCGGACAGGAAGTGGGCGGAGACgtggaggacagcaggctgcctgtggacggaggagaggagggagggcagttACCGTCAGGTGCAGGCAGGTGCAGCAGCCTGGCTCGCAGGGTGTGTGAGCTGAGTTTGGCAGACTATGCCTTTAATAAGTACCCTCCTTCTTTGACGGCTCTCTGTGCAGTGAAGCTGGCCAATGAGCTTCTGGAGAAGGGACAGGATCTTGCTGAATGCATGGACCAATCAGAGACTGAAGACAGGACATGTGAtcctggagaggagagcgatCAGGGACATTGCATGGATGAACGTGATCATACCTCTGTTGATAATGATCAAGCTTCGATatacaaggatcacactttatCAGTGGGCGGCACTCAGTCAGTTACAGAACACACCCCGTTACCGGGTAGCCCCACCCTGAATGACCTCACTCTGGGTTTGGAGGACAACACCCATGGCCTTGCCCGGGAATGCAGAGATAACTTGAAACTGTTAGTGTCCCTGAACAAGGAAGCATTGCTAGCTATGATAACATTGTGA
- the tut7 gene encoding terminal uridylyltransferase 7 codes for MEESGRQRYPKQGGRERGPVAEDADVWRSQDAGRVYNPQKERPYGGSYGSGSKKGGPLSGSPGGFKGGHSPSQREGFRRFPGSDNQAGGTKENWRDRPPQQRWKRGYQDEDQDETTADNSGGRQRNRDRRRGHGENDRGPVIDESALSGKELQGLRQAEEQIGKDEIFRLNKRSRSCPNALYSCSLCDVLLDSVPAAHRHIRDKWHKRRARERKEETMLTEILPPGPDQVSALGRALQGVVTELGMSDVDVESRRQILAAMQAVLLSVLPGINLRLYGSSCTKFGFKDSDINIDIQFPSHMHQPEVLLLVHESLSKSDLYVEMEADFHARVPVVICKEKKSGLVCRVSAGNDNAYQTTCYLEALASQDPLLLPLVLGFRHWAWICHVDRADEGGLPSYVLALMVIYFLQQRKEHILPSYLGHEIKEFSVSRLSDFSLTYLEDGFVHWGYRSAKDSSTPADGFYRKGKAPLVFQGPRSPPEAGLLWVEMLRFYSLEFNFSDSVISVRTRAVLSREAKDWPKKRIAVEDPFAVKRNVARTLNSQQMFEYILHCLKNTYKYFALPLNTAPANHKLGRPKPSNHKPEKGSDSSLEVGLGPLSDEQGLPSSLDSLSLAESAKGHKGESGSQDSNCVVEEEEEVGEGYSESDKEKERESADLGNSSLSEEEEEEEEEVYGREHLNSFTTEDEELFQLDEVSGDEPLSDEEGPCQEEEGEETVEKERETSGKIMEALDKLCYEFNKQAFTRGKSHTVVCSLCKRDGHLKKDCPEDFKKVTLDPLPPMTPRFLETLSLVCKQCYRDFAPDELELGVREHILRDLERFVRCQFAGAKLRLFGSSKNGFGFKQSDLDICMVLEGQETADDLDCISVIENVARLLRKHPDLRNILPITTAKVPIVKFYHVRTSLEGDISLYNTLALHNTNLLACYAAIDRRVTILCYVMKVFAKMCDIGDASRGSLSSYAYTLMVLFYLQQRSPPLIPVLQEIYDGDVKPEVLVDGWNVYFYDDMEALPSRWPQYQKNTESVGALWLGLLQFYTEEFDFREHVICIRQHAPLTTFNKQWTSKYIVIEDPFDLNHNLGAGLSRRMTNFIMKAFINGRRVFGVPVKSYPPEYPSQMEYFFDPEVLTEGELAPNDRCCRICGKIGHFMKDCPMRKKSKQRRDQEDRNRAEGRRDWAEPADGGREGTPWKGERWRRPEEKRCCFLCGSQAHMKKDCPQYRGPPIASAKEKDRQGVHPHDEKSKTRQKNVHSPQTGSLSSRHQGRAGQGRSLVD; via the exons ATGGAGGAGTCAGGTAGACAACGCTACCCCAAGCagggaggacgggagagagGGCCAGTAGCTGAAGACGCGGACGTCTGGAGGAGCCAGGACGCAGGTCGGGTGTACAACCCTCAGAAAGAGAGGCCCTATGGAGGGTCTTACGGCTCGGGCTCCAAGAAAGGAGGACCTTTGAGCGGTTCTCCCGGAGGGTTCAAGGGCGGCCACAGCCCCTCGCAGAGAGAAGGGTTCAGGAGGTTCCCAGGTTCTGACAACCAGGCAGGAGGGACAAAGGAGAACTGGAGAGACCGTCCCCCGCAGCAGCGCTGGAAGAGGGGCTACCAGGACGAGGACCAGGACGAGACAACTGCTGACAACTCAG gggggaggcagaggaaccGGGACCGGAGGCGCGGGCACGGGGAGAACGACAGGGGCCCGGTGATCGACGAGTCGGCCCTCTCAGGCAAAGAGCTCCAGGGCCTGAGACAAGCGGAAGAGCAGATCGGCAAAGACGAGATCTTCCGTCTCAACAAG AGGTCGCGTAGCTGCCCCAACGCCCTGTACTCCTGCTCCTTGTGTGACGTGCTGCTGGATTCCGTCCCCGCCGCCCACAGACACATCAGAGACAAGTGGCACAAGAGACGAGCTCGG gagaggaaggaggagaccaTGCTGACGGAGATCCTGCCTCCCGGGCCGGACCAGGTGAGCGCCCTCGGCCGCGCCCTGCAGGGCGTGGTGACGGAGCTGGGGATGAGCGACGTGGACGTGGAGAGCAGACGGCAGATCCTGGCTGCCATGCAGGccgtcctcctgtctgtcctgcctG GAATCAATCTCAGGCTGTATGGATCTTCTTGCACTAAGTTTGGGTTCAAGGATTCAGACATCAACATTGATATTCAGTTTCCCTCTCAT ATGCATCAGCCAGAAGTCCTGTTGCTGGTTCATGAAAGTCTGTCCAAGAGTG ATCTCTACGTGGAGATGGAGGCTGATTTCCATGCCAGGGTGCCCGTGGTTATCTgcaaagagaagaagag CGGCCTGGTCTGCAGGGTGAGCGCTGGAAACGACAACGCGTACCAGACCACCTGCTACCTAGAGGCCCTGGCCAGCCAggacccccttctcctccctctggtccTGGGCTTCAGACACTGGGCTTGG ATTTGTCACGTGGACCGAGCGGATGAGGGGGGCCTGCCGTCGTACGTCCTGGCCCTCATGGTCATCTACTTCCTGCAGCAGCGCAAGGAACACATCCTGCCCAGCTACCTGGGCCacgag ATTAAGGAGTTTTCCGTGAGCAGGCTGTCAGACTTCAGCCTCACCTACCTGGAGGACGGGTTTGTGCACTGGGGCTACCGCTCTGCAAAGGATTCCTCCACACCTGCAGATGGCTTCTACAGGAAGGGCAAG gCCCCTCTTGTTTTCCAGGGCCCTCGCTCCCCTCCGGAGGCGGGGCTTCTGTGGGTGGAGATGCTGAGATTCTATTCGCTGGAATTCAACTTCTCCGACAGCGTCATCAGCGTCAGAACCCGTGCCGTCCTATCACGCGAGGCCAAAGACTGGCCGAAGAAACGCATAGCTGTTGAAG ACCCATTTGCTGTGAAGAGAAACGTGGCTCGCACCTTGAACAGCCAGCAGATGTTTGAGTATATCCTCCACTGCCTCAAAAACACCTACAAGTACTTTGCTCTCCCACTCAACACGGCCCCTGCCAATCACAAGCTAGGAAGGCCGAAACCATCCAATCACAAGCCAGAGAAAGGTTCCGATTCTAGTCTGGAGGTGGGTCTGGGACCCCTGAGTGACGAGCAGGGCCTCCCCTCCAGCCTGGACTCTCTCAGCCTGGCTGAGTCAGCCAAGGGCCACAAAGGAGAGTCTGGATCTCAGGATTCAAACTGTGTcgtggaagaagaagaagaagttggAGAGGGGTACAGTGAATCCgataaagagaaggagagagagagtgcagatcTGGGGAATAGTAGCCtctctgaggaggaagaggaggaggaagaggaggtttaTGGTCGAGAGCACCTGAACAGTTTCACCACAGAAGACGAGGAACTCTTCCAGTTAGACGAGGTGTCCGGGGACGAGCCTCTGTCCGATGAGGAGGGGCcgtgccaggaggaggagggggaagagacggtggaaaaagagagagaaacatccgGAAAGATTATGGAAGCCCTCGACAAACTGTGTTACGAATTCAACAAACAAGCGTTCACACGGGGGAAG tcCCACACGGTGGTGTGCAGCCTGTGTAAGCGGGACGGGCACCTGAAGAAAGACTGTCCTGAAGACTTCAAGAAGGTGACGCTGGACCCTCTGCCTCCCATGACCCCCCGCTTCCTGGAGACCCTCAGCCTAGTCTGCAAGCAGTGCTACA GAGACTTCGCCCCTGATGAGCTGGAGCTGGGAGTCCGAGAGCACATCCTGCGGGATCTGGAGCGCTTCGTACGCTGCCAGTTTGCAG GTGCAAAACTTCGCCTGTTTGGTTCTTCGAAGAACGGATTTGGCTTCAAGCAGAGTGACTTGGACATCTGCATGGTGTTAGAGGGACAGGAGACTGCTGAT GACCTGGACTGCATCAGTGTTATTGAGAATGTGGCCAGACTGCTGAGGAAACACCCAG ATCTAAGAAACATCCTGCCCATCACCACAGCCAAAGTGCCCATCGTCAAGTTCTACCACGTGCGCACCAGTCTGGAGGGAGATATCAGCCTTTACAACACACTG GCTTTGCACAACACTAACCTGCTGGCGTGCTACGCCGCGATCGACCGCAGGgtcaccatcctctgctacgtcATGAAGGTCTTTGCCAAg ATGTGTGACATTGGGGACGCGTCGCGAGGCAGCCTGTCGTCCTACGCCTACACCCTCATGGTGTTGTTCTACCTGCAGCAGAGGAGCCCGCCGCTCATCCCTGTGCTCCaggag ATTTACGATGGGGATGTGAAGCCAGAGGTGCTGGTCGATGGCTGGAACGTGTACTTTTATGATGACATGGAGGCTCTg cccagtCGCTGGCCGCAGTACCAGAAGAATACTGAATCCGTGGGGGCACTGTGGCTGGGCTTGCTGCAGTTCTACACAGAGGAGTTTGACTTCAGAGAGCACGTCATCTGCATCCGCCAGCACGCTCCCCTCACCACCTTCAACAAGCAGTGGACCTCAAAGTACATCGTCATCGAGG ACCCGTTTGATCTGAACCATAACCTGGGAGCTGGCCTGTCCAGGAGAA TGACTAACTTCATCATGAAGGCCTTCATCAACGGCAGAAGAGTGTTTGGCGTTCCTGTCAAAAGCTATCCTCCAGAGTATCCCAGCCAAATG gagtATTTCTTTGATCCGGAGGTTCTTACGGAGGGAGAACTGGCGCCCAACGACCGCTGCTGCAGGATCTGCGGCAAGATCGGCCACTTCATGAAAGACTGCCCCATGCGCAAAAA gtCAAAGCAGAGGAGGGACCAGGAGGACAGGAACAGGGCGGAGGGACGGAGAGACTGGGCAGAGCCGGCCGACGGGGGCCGGGAGGGGACGCCGTGGAAGGGAGAGCGCTGGAGGAGACCGGAGGAGAAGCGCTGTTGCTTCCTGTGCGGCTCTCAAGCGCACATGAAGAAGGACTGTCC
- the mcidas gene encoding multicilin: MLPRSSSPVTVYVDADQIPCVVEEAFATIAWDDLEECTSVIRRDNDSLGSQVNESVADEQDFADYAFDLIADSPGTLESSFSPAGLVPFQGCIIPPLTPQHDFSPEACPRYPSPAEGPPHANDEALWRGLAQYHHRALEEALDTSSKLHLTVTKKKAEINSFQERNVHLRELASRAKHLASVLDRLMSGREPCRAATPSRHGSVTARNCKRPRSDEDCETASAPGLVDDIIRDISERCNAVLHRSAKEPKLDDTEAVQMFGLFSGLQTSVATEKVSRREGSESPLDTSFRTSVQEHSTIRTQAYPHGHSFTSRNPQGGYCFRWVPKQS, encoded by the exons ATGCTCCCAAGAAGCAGCAGTCCGGTGACGGTGTACGTGGACGCGGACCAGATCCCGTGCGTCGTTGAGGAGG CCTTCGCAACGATTGCATGGGACGACTTGGAAGAATGCACGTCTGTGATCCGACGAGATAATGACTCCCTTGGCTCGCAG GTAAATGAATCGGTCGCAGATGAGCAAGACTTTGCAGACTACGCGTTTGATTTAATTGCAG ATTCGCCTGGAACTTTGGAGAGCAGCTTCTCTCCTGCTGGGCTGGTACCATTCCAGGGCTGCATTATACCGCCACTCACCCCGCAGCACGACTTCTCACCGGAGGCCTGCCCGCGCTACCCCTCCCCAGCCGAGGGACCGCCACATGCCAACGACGAGGCCCTCTGGAGGGGCCTGGCCCAGTACCACCACAGAGCCCTGGAGGAGGCGCTGGACACCAGCAGCAAG CTTCACTTGACGGTCACCAAAAAGAAAGCTGAGATCAACTCCTTCCAGGAGAGAAATGTCCATCTCAGGGAACTCGCCAGCAGAGCCAAGCACCTCGCGTCTGTGCTCGAT AGGCTGATGAGCGGGAGGGAACCGTGTCGAGCTGCCACACCGTCCCGTCACGGATCCGTCACGGCGAGGAACTGCAAGAGGCCGCGATCGGACGAGGACTGCGAGACGGCGTCTGCCCCGGGCCTAGTGGATGACATTATTCGCGACATCAGTGAACGCTGCAACGCTGTCCTGCACCGCAGCGCGAAAGAGCCAAAACTGGACGACACAGAGGCCGTACAAATGTTCGGCTTGTTCTCCGGGTTACAGACCTCTGTTGCCACAGAGAAGGTTTCTCGCAGGGAAGGGTCCGAATCGCCACTTGACACGTCTTTTCGTACATCGGTCCAGGAACACAGCACC